One Platichthys flesus chromosome 14, fPlaFle2.1, whole genome shotgun sequence genomic region harbors:
- the prkci gene encoding protein kinase C iota type, whose amino-acid sequence MPTLRDSTMSHPGENSHQVRVKAYYKGDIMITHFEPSISYEALYGEVKDMCTMDNDQLFTMKWIDEEGDPCTVSSQLELEEALRLYEVNKDSELIIHVFPCIPEKAGMPCPGEDKSIYRRGARRWRKLYYASGHAFQAKRFNRRAHCAICTDRIWGLGRQGYKCINCKLLVHKKCHKLVTLECGRPMIQEPMMPGQQSSQLDQTEQPGPQNKDSRESLTYDGEEKEARSSRDTGKSPSSLGLADFDLLRVIGRGSYAKVLLVQLKKTERIYAMKVVKKELVNDDEDIDWVQTEKHVFEQASNHPFLVGLHSCFQTESRLFFVIEYVNGGDLMFHMQRQRKLPEEHARFYSAEISLALNYLHERGIIYRDLKLDNVLLDSEGHIKLTDYGMCKEGLRPGDTTSTFCGTPNYIAPEILRGEDYGFSVDWWALGVLMFEMMAGRSPFDIVGSSDNPDQNTEDYLFQVILEKQIRIPRSLSVKAASVLKGFLNKDPKERLGCHPQTGFADIMGHPFFRNVDWELLEQKQVVPPFKPNISGEFGLDNFDAQFTNEPIQLTPDDDDVVRKIDQSEFEGFEYINPLLMSAEECV is encoded by the exons ATGCCGACGTTGCGGGACAGCACCATGTCCCACCCCGGCGAGAACTCCCACCAAGTCCGGGTGAAAGCTTACTACAAAGG GGACATCATGATTACTCATTTTGAACCATCCATCTCATACGAGGCTCTGTACGGGGAAGTGAAAGACATGTGCACCATGGACAACGACCAGCTCTTCACCATGAAGTGGATTGACGAAGAAG GTGACCCCTGCACAGTGTCGTctcagctggagctggaggaagcGCTGCGTCTCTACGAAGTCAACAAAGACTCGGAGCTCATTATCCACG tGTTCCCATGTATACCAGAGAAAGCTGGCATGCCCTGTCCAGGAGAAGATA AGTCTATATATCGGCGTGGAGCCCGACGCTGGAGGAAGCTTTACTATGCTAGTGGCCATGCCTTTCAGGCCAAACGCTTCAACAGG CGAGCACATTGTGCCATCTGTACAGACAGAATCTGGGGTCTGGGTAGACAAGGCTACAAATGCATCAATTGCAAACTGCTGGTGCACAAGAAATGCCATAAGCTGGTGACACTGGAGTGCGGTCGACCGATGATCCAG GAACCAATGATGCCGGGCCAGCAATCGAGTCAGTTAGACCAAACTGAACAGCCAG GCCCTCAGAATAAAGACTCCAGAGAAAGCTTGACTTACgatggagaagagaaagag GCACGTAGCAGTAGAGACACGGGGAAATCGCCTTCAAGCCTGGGCCTGGCAGACTTCGATCTGCTGAGGGTGATCGGCAGAGGCAGCTACGCCAAggtgttgttggtgcagctgaaGAAGACTGAGCGCATCTACGCCATGAAGGTGGTCAAGAAGGAGCTGGTCAACGATGATGAG gaCATCGACTGGGTCCAGACAGAAAAGCACGTCTTTGAGCAGGCTTCTAATCATCCCTTCTTGGTGGGCCTCCACTCCTGTTTCCAGACAGAAAGCAG ACTCTTCTTTGTTATTGAATATGTGAATGGTGGAGATCTCATGTTCCACATGCAGAGACAAAGGAAACTCCCAGAAGAACATGCCAG ATTCTATTCAGCAGAGATTAGTCTCGCTCTCAACTACCTCCACGAGCGGGGAATCATCTACAGAGATCTGAAACTGGACAAtgtgctgctggactcagagGGACACATCAAACTTACAGACTATGGCATGTGCAAG gagGGCTTGAGACCAGGTGATACAACAAGCACTTTCTGTGGTACCCCTAATTACATCGCCCCTGAAATACTCCGAGGAGAGGATTACG GGTTCAGCGTGGACTGGTGGGCGTTGGGCGTGCTGATGTTTGAGATGATGGCGGGCCGGTCGCCCTTCGACATCGTTGGGAGCTCCGACAACCCGGACCAGAACACCGAAGACTACCTCTTCCAAg TAATATTGGAAAAACAGATCAGAATCCCACGCTCGTTGTCAGTCAAAGCCGCCAGCGTTCTCAAGGGATTTCTCAACAAG GATCCTAAGGAGCGTCTAGGCTGTCACCCTCAGACAGGCTTCGCTGACATCATGGGACATCCGTTCTTCCGAAACGTCGAttgggagctt ctGGAGCAGAAGCAGGTGGTCCCTCCATTCAAGCCCAACATCTCAGGGGAATTTGGACTGGACAACTTCGACGCCCAGTTCACCAACGAACCCATCCAGCTCACACCTGACGACGA TGACGTGGTCCGGAAGATCGATCAGTCTGAGTTCGAAGGCTTCGAGTACATCAACCCACTCCTGATGTCGgcggaggagtgtgtgtga